GCTCTACCTCTCCGGGAAGTATGAGAAGGGGCTCTACGGCGTCAGCCGCGATCTAGAACATGAGGCTTCGATCGAAGACTTCATGTTTCGAAAGGATAAGGTCACCCAGTCGGCCAATCAGGAGATCTACGAGAACCTTTTAAGACATGGCGTCCATATCTACTACGGCAGCGCCTCGTTCGAAGATCCTCATACGATACGCGTTGTAGGCGCTCAAGAGGAGCTCATCTGGGGAGAGAAGATCCTCATTGCGACCGGCTCATATCCCTACCATCCTCCCCACATCCCCTTCGACGGCGTCCGCATCCATGACTCGGACACGATTCTCCAGATCAAACGCTTCCCTCGCTCGCTCTGTGTTGTTGGTGCAGGCGTCATCGGATGTGAATATGCGACGATCTTCTCGACAATTGGCACCCATGTCTATCTCGTTAACGACAAGGAGCAGATCCTCCCCTTCATCGACCAGGAGGTCGCAAAAGATCTCGTCGTTCAGATGCAAGAGAATGAGGTAGAGATCCTCTTTAACACCTCGATCGAGTCGATGCAGATGACAGAAAATGAGAGCGATCCGATCGCCGTACGGCTTAAAAACGGCAAAGTACTACACGTCGACATGTTCCTCTTTGCAGCGGGAAGAAGCGGAAACACAAAGGCGCTCGACTGCGAAAAGATCGGCCTGAAGCTCGGCCACCGTGAGACAATCGATGTCGACTCCACCTACCGCACGAATATTCCCCACATCTACGCCGCAGGCGACGTCATCGGCTTTCCCGCACTCGCCAGCACCAGCATGGATCAGGGAAGAGTTGCCGTCGCCCACATGTTCCAGACAGCGGATCTCGATCACCTCCCCACCTTCTTCCCCTACGGGATCTACACAATCCCCGAAGTCTCGATGGTCGGAATCACCGAAGAGGAGGCGCGCGCTCAGCAGCTCTCCTACTGCGTAGGCAAAGCGCGCTATTCGGATATGGCGCGCGGCAAGATCATGGGAGCCAAAGCCGGCTTCCTTAAACTCATCTTCAATCGGGAAGACCTCGTCATCCGCGGCGTCCACATCATCGGCCACATCGCAACCGAGCTGATCCACTACGGCCTCAACCTCGTCGAAGAACAAAAAACTCTCTATGATGTCATCGGCCACGTCTTCAACTTCCCCACCCTCCATGACCTCTACAAGTACGCCGCCTACGACGGCCTCAGCAACCTCTCCGGCCACAAGGTCAAACCCTAACCCACCGAAGATTAACGCAAAGACGCCAAGCCGCAGTAGAGACACGGGAAAAATCGAAAATTTTTCAGAACCTTTGCGTCTTCGCAGCTTGGCGTCTTTGCGTTAATCTTCCTAACTGGATAATAACGCATGTTCGTTGATCATACAGTTACACTCATAAGATATGGGGCGATGTTAAATCGAAGTTTTTTAGCATACTTCTGAAGTTTCATGAGATCAATTCGATTTTTACCACCTATAGCTATTGCAGCTTTAAGCGCCTTAATTGCAGTCTCCCGACTAAGCAGGCGAAAGGCATCAATGATCGTTCGTTCACGGTCAAATATAGATATATTCGTTCCTTCAAGCTCTATTGCTGTTCTTCCGAGTTCCATATCGCGATAACGAAGAATCTTTACGCCTCTTGTAGTTTTAACAGATGTGCCGTGACGAACAGCAATCCAATGTTGGCGAGGAATTTCTTCAGTTAGATCATAGATCGCTAGCGCAGAAATGAGACAAACAACTCCCTCTTTAACTGAGTAGACGGCTTCGACAAGATCTTCCCATCGGAAAGCAGAAGGATTATGATAGTCCACTCTTTGGTATACCCCTCTTCGCACTCTTTTTATGCGGCCAGTTTTGACATAGTAATCAAGAACAGCGGGATGTACCCCTATATCTCTAGCTTCCTTAGAAGTGAAATAAGGTTTCCCGAGAAGCGAGGCCAGTGTAAGCAGAGCAGCGGCGGATCTCATGTTTTTTGCCTTTATTTATAACTTAACAAAAACACCCAATATTGTCATCTGGGCGTTTTTGTTAAGTTATTAACCGATCATAACAATCTTAAACACAGGTAAATACATCGTATTCATACATAAAAGTTATGCAAACTATAACATTTGTGCTGAGCAGGGAGCGACTTGAAAACAGAGCAGAAGGACGATGAAAAGAAGCCGTAAGAGGTTTGTTTCACCGCTCCCGCGGTTCTGGCATGTTTTGGGGTAGGGTCTCCATCCCCATGTTCCGCTTTTAGCTTCACAAGGGGCTAACACCTGACATCGCTTCCGCGATTAAGAAAACCTTCTTCTCGCCCCTCTTATCAAGTAAAATCTTTTTAGTTAGCGCGTCGCTAGCAATCAAGAGATTAATAATTAATAAAAATACTTATAATTCTTTGCGTAAACACAGAGTTAATTGTATATTCGTTCTTTTGAAAAACAAGAAAGGAGTCAATTTATGACATCAACAGCTGTTGTTGCGGAAGCACCAAAAACTATTACGCCTTTTTACCAGCACCACGAGTCGGGGTTATTTGATCTTTGCCGAGTGAAAAACGGAGCTGTCTTTGCAATTTTTTGCAAAGCGATGACTTTTGCCGATATCCAATTCACACCAAAATTTGAAGGAGTCCCTGTCAACTGCATCTTTCTTGCCCCAATGAAAACCACTACGGGCAGCATCAGTCTTGAGGGGCGCACTCTCCTATTCTTTGATAAGATCACTACTGGGAAAGACCTTACACTCTCTGGCGAACCTTTTGTTTTTATTGATAAGGCTCACAGACAGATAGATGTTCCAGGACTTTGGAAACCGATTGGAGCTCTCCATTCTTTCGGCGTGTCACCCGCACAGCACACAAAAATGGTCTTGGCCTTTTTAAAAGCAGCTCAAGAAAAGAGTACAGACCAGGTGGAAGCAGCACTCCATCTATTTCTGGAATCACACCAGTTGGCTATAGGCGAAAGTCTTGCACCCGTACATAAAGCATGGGGAATCGAAGATCACACATCTTACAAAGCTCTAGAGGCTCCGGCTATAGCGGCTTCTGCGGGAGCAGCGGCGGAGAGTAAGGGCGATGCAAAAGCTCAGGAGAAGAAAGAAGAAAACCCGAAGAAAGCTTAAAAACAAGGAAGCAAATTCATGGCAACGACCGCTCTAGTTTCTAAAGGATCCTCGGAAGTCTTCACACCTTTTTATCAGTCAGATGTGGAAGAAAATTTGGATATATGTCGGTTAAAGAGCGGTCATGTTTTTGCTATTGTGAAAAAAGCTGCTAGCGATCTTGAAACAATCCATTTCCCCAAAATGCGCCTGGGCGAAATACCCATGCACTACATCTTTCTAGCGCCCCTTCAAGCCAAGGGCGATATCCTTGTTGAAGGAGGCTCAGCTCTATTTTTGGATCGAATCACTACAGGGGGAAACATCACTGTCAATGCTGAAAACGCTGTACTGGTTATTGCTCCTGTAAAAGGCAACAAGATGAAGATCGATTGTAAGACTCTAATTTTTGAAGCTCCTCCTCTTGCTATAGATCTTCTTTTAAAGATTCAAAACGCCTTTCTAGAAGCAGTTTCTTCTAGAAATCTAGAAAAAATTGAACAAGCTCTATTACTAACTTTCGCATCCGTAAGTTCAAAAAAAGAAGAGTCTCTCCAACTCTCGAGCACTCTTCTAAGTCGCCACGCAGTAGCCGCTCCGGCAGCGGCGGAGAGCAAGGGCGACTCAAAGACTGAGGAGAAGAAAGATGAGAGCCCGAAGAAGGCATAAGAGGCTGTCCATAAACATCCTCTAGCGCAGTAATCGGCGCTTCTGCTATTTTCCCTACTTGATGATTCCGTCAAGGCTTGTACTTCAAGAGGGAGAAGTGTTCGAGGGCCTGGCTCCAGCCTGGCAGGATGGCACTTTTTTTGGAGAAGTCGTTTTTTCTACGGGGATGATGGGCTACGTCGAGTCGCTCACAGACCCCTCTTTCGCAGGTCAGATTCTCACCTTCACCTTTCCTCTCATTGGCAACTATGGCGTTCCCGACCGCGCACTCTGGGAGTCGAGCAAGATCCACGCCCATGGCGTGATCATCAGCGAGCTATCTTCGTCATACCACCACCACACAGCAGTTTGCTCATTTCAAGAGTGGCTTCAGGCGCAAAAGGTGCCCCTTCTTACGGGCGTCGATACGCGCGCGCTGACTAAACTCCTGCGCGAGAGGGGTGTTACGCTTGGCGCGATCACAAGCGAGAAGAAGCTGCCTAAAAAATTTTTAGATCCAAATAAGACCCACCTTGTGAAAGAGGTGAGCATCGATGAGCCGCGCGAATATGGGCACGGCAGAAAGAAGATCATCGCCGTCGACTGCGGGATGAAAGAGAATATCATCCGCTGCCTGCAGGAGTTCCCCTGGAAGATCAAGAGAGTGCCTTTTGACTACGACTACTCGCAAGAGGAGTTCGATGGAGTCTTCATCTCAAACGGTCCTGGTGATCCCGCTGTTTGCAAAGAGACGATTGCGATCTTGAAGAAGGCGATGCTGAAGAAGAAGCCGATCTTCGGCATCTGTCTGGGCTCGCAGCTGATGGGGCTTGCGATCGGCGCGCGCACCTACAAGCTGCCCTACGGACACAGAGGACACAACCAGCCCTGCATTCACGTTCCCGACAGCCGCTGTTATTTAACTTCGCAGAACCACGGGTATGCGGTGAGCGAGAAGAGCCTCCCGAAAGGATGGAAGGTCTCCTTCCGCAATCTGAATGATGGCACCATTGAGGGAATCGAGCACACAAGCCTCCCCTTCTTCTCTGTGCAGTTTCATCCGGAGGCCTCCCCTGGTCCTGTCGATTCGCGCTGGCTTTTTGAAAAATTTTATAATTTAGTAAAATGAAGAAGACACCACTCAAAAAAGTTCTCCTTCTGGGCTCTGGAGGTCTGCGCATCGGGCAGGCTGGAGAGTTCGACTACTCGGGATCTCAAGCGATTAAGGCGCTTAAAGAGGAGAAGATCTCCTGCGTGCTCGTGAATCCCAACATCGCCACTGTGCAGACAGATGCGATGATGGCAGACGAGGTCTATCTTCAGCCGCTATCTGTGCCTGTTGTCACGCGCATCATCGAAAAGGAGAAGCC
This window of the Chlamydiales bacterium genome carries:
- the sthA gene encoding Si-specific NAD(P)(+) transhydrogenase, with amino-acid sequence MKKYELIVIGTGPAGEKGAVKAAYFGHKVAIIERENLFGGAEVVTGTLPSKTLKETSLYLSGKYEKGLYGVSRDLEHEASIEDFMFRKDKVTQSANQEIYENLLRHGVHIYYGSASFEDPHTIRVVGAQEELIWGEKILIATGSYPYHPPHIPFDGVRIHDSDTILQIKRFPRSLCVVGAGVIGCEYATIFSTIGTHVYLVNDKEQILPFIDQEVAKDLVVQMQENEVEILFNTSIESMQMTENESDPIAVRLKNGKVLHVDMFLFAAGRSGNTKALDCEKIGLKLGHRETIDVDSTYRTNIPHIYAAGDVIGFPALASTSMDQGRVAVAHMFQTADLDHLPTFFPYGIYTIPEVSMVGITEEEARAQQLSYCVGKARYSDMARGKIMGAKAGFLKLIFNREDLVIRGVHIIGHIATELIHYGLNLVEEQKTLYDVIGHVFNFPTLHDLYKYAAYDGLSNLSGHKVKP
- a CDS encoding type IV toxin-antitoxin system AbiEi family antitoxin domain-containing protein codes for the protein MRSAAALLTLASLLGKPYFTSKEARDIGVHPAVLDYYVKTGRIKRVRRGVYQRVDYHNPSAFRWEDLVEAVYSVKEGVVCLISALAIYDLTEEIPRQHWIAVRHGTSVKTTRGVKILRYRDMELGRTAIELEGTNISIFDRERTIIDAFRLLSRETAIKALKAAIAIGGKNRIDLMKLQKYAKKLRFNIAPYLMSVTV
- the carA gene encoding glutamine-hydrolyzing carbamoyl-phosphate synthase small subunit, coding for MIPSRLVLQEGEVFEGLAPAWQDGTFFGEVVFSTGMMGYVESLTDPSFAGQILTFTFPLIGNYGVPDRALWESSKIHAHGVIISELSSSYHHHTAVCSFQEWLQAQKVPLLTGVDTRALTKLLRERGVTLGAITSEKKLPKKFLDPNKTHLVKEVSIDEPREYGHGRKKIIAVDCGMKENIIRCLQEFPWKIKRVPFDYDYSQEEFDGVFISNGPGDPAVCKETIAILKKAMLKKKPIFGICLGSQLMGLAIGARTYKLPYGHRGHNQPCIHVPDSRCYLTSQNHGYAVSEKSLPKGWKVSFRNLNDGTIEGIEHTSLPFFSVQFHPEASPGPVDSRWLFEKFYNLVK